GCCCGTGGCCGGGGCGTGGCCCGTGCCATGCTCACCGCCCTGCTGGCCGGCGCCCGCGACCGTGGGGCAGCGATCAGCGCGCTCTACCCGACCGTCGCGGCCCCCTACCGGGCCTGCGGTTGGGAGGCCGCCGGTGTGCTGCGGACCGTCGATCTGGCCACCGCCTCGCTGCCCCGGCACCGGCCCGCCTCGCATCTGGCCGTCCGTGCCGGCACCCCAGCCGATCTGTCCGCCGTCGCCGACCTGTACGAGCGGGTCACCCGACACCGAAACGGGATGCTGACCCGCCGGGGCGAGCTGTTCGACTTCTTCGCCGCCGATGGCGGCCTGCCCGGCGACGGGCTCACCCTCGTCGAGGACGACGGCAACCTGGTCGGCTACGCCACCTGGCAGCGGGGTCGCGGCTACGGTGCCGACTCCGTGCTCACCGTCGACGAGGCCCTGGCCGTCACCGCTGAGGCCGCCCGGGAACTCGTGGGGGTGCTCGGCAGTTGGGCCAGCGTCGCACCGACCCTGCGGCTGTGCCCCCTCGACGGCGACGCCGTCAGCCCTCACCTGCCATTGGAGTCGGCCCGCGACCACGAGCGGGACCTGTGGATGCACCGACCGGTCGACGTCGCCCGCGCGGTGAGCGCGCGGGGTTGGCCGGCCCACGCCCGGGGCGCCGTCGACTTCGCCCTCGCCGACCCGCTCGCCGAGTGGAACACCGGCACCTGGCGGTTGAGCGTCGCCGACGGCGCCGCCGAGCTGACCCGGATCAGCGGTGAGGCGGACCTGCGGCTGGACGTACGCGGCTTCGCCCTGCTCTACGCCGGAGCCGCGCACGCCCGCTCGGTCGCGCAGGCCGGGCTGCTGCACCACGGCGCCGGTGTCGACCCGGCCGCTCTCGACCTGCTGGTCGCCGGCGGGCCGGCGCAGCTGCTCGACTACTTCTGACCGGTCGGGCCTCGCGGTAACGCTGTCGAGGGTGGTGTCCGGTCAGGCTGGGATCGCCGCCAGCTCAGCGTTCGCGCGCTGGGTGATCAGGGTGAGCACCCGGGCGGCGGCGCTCGCCTGCTCGGTCGGGATGTCCCCGTACAGCCGGGCGGTGATGTCCGTGACGGCGGCGGAGACGCGGCGCTGGGTGGCGTGACCGGCGTCGGTGAGCCGTACCTGCGGCTCGGGAGCGCGGTCGTCGACGTGCGCGAGGTCGGTATCGACGAGGTGGGCGAGCACGTCGCGCACCGCCTGCTCGTCGACCTTGAGGGTGCTGGTGATCCGGTGGACGAGCCGGGCCCGGTCGACGGCGCCGTCGGCGAGGACGTTGAGCGCGAGCACCTGCCCGAAGCTGAGCCCGAGCGGGGCGACGGCACGTTCGAGCAGTGCCCGGGTGGCGTAGTGGGCCTGGCCGATGACCTGGCCGTTGAGGGCGGGGACGGTGGACATGACGCCTCCTTCGAAACGTTGGCCACGCCAACGTTGGAGCCGCCAACGTAACACCTGATCGTGGGTCGCGCCAACGATTACTGGTAGGCTGCGCCCATGGATCACGCGGCCCCGCAGTCACCCGCCGGGCTCAGCACCACCCCGAGCTGGCTGCTCAACCAGACCGCCAGCCACGCCGCCCGCCTGCTCAGCGAGGGCTTCGCCGCACACGACCTGCGCGGCTACCACTACCGGCTGCTCGCCTCGCTGGCCGAGGACGGCCCCGCCAGCCAGGCCGACCTCGGGCGACGCTGCGGCATCGACCGCAGCGACGTCGTGGCGGCCGTCAACGACCTGGCCGGTCGGGGACTCGTCGTACGCGCCC
The window above is part of the Micromonospora sp. LH3U1 genome. Proteins encoded here:
- a CDS encoding GNAT family N-acetyltransferase — translated: MPATAHVRELTADDLDAAWELGRFAFGSDPQRPANASAVVPGLTRYGAFDDAGRLVGKAVDLHHDQWWSGRAVPAADVAGVAVAPEARGRGVARAMLTALLAGARDRGAAISALYPTVAAPYRACGWEAAGVLRTVDLATASLPRHRPASHLAVRAGTPADLSAVADLYERVTRHRNGMLTRRGELFDFFAADGGLPGDGLTLVEDDGNLVGYATWQRGRGYGADSVLTVDEALAVTAEAARELVGVLGSWASVAPTLRLCPLDGDAVSPHLPLESARDHERDLWMHRPVDVARAVSARGWPAHARGAVDFALADPLAEWNTGTWRLSVADGAAELTRISGEADLRLDVRGFALLYAGAAHARSVAQAGLLHHGAGVDPAALDLLVAGGPAQLLDYF
- a CDS encoding MarR family winged helix-turn-helix transcriptional regulator, whose protein sequence is MDHAAPQSPAGLSTTPSWLLNQTASHAARLLSEGFAAHDLRGYHYRLLASLAEDGPASQADLGRRCGIDRSDVVAAVNDLAGRGLVVRAPDPADRRRNIISSTDAGTAEARRMGDTVDRVQRDLLAPLSNTERAQLTRLLTRLLEHHSRH